ggatgaggaagaaattgtattctgttttggagaataataaaaatcctctccacagcatcctggcaggacagaggagcagctgcagtgagaggctcatctctctgcgctgcaggactgagaggttcagaaagtcctttgttcccacagccataaggctttttaacggtgactgctgagttcttctcaaattgattgatttttttttttttttatttgtttatttagtcagttattattattattagttagtagtagtatttttactagaattggtattctGAGCACTTCAAAATCACCTCCCTCTCTACATTAATGCCCATCTGTGAAAACCATTTATTTACACCCCCGTCACTTGACTCAACATACACTGTGGAAAAAGAAAGGACTGGTGAATTTTGATCAACTCTTtgataaagactttttttttttcctttgctaACCTACAAACTAAATTTACCCTTCCAAAAGCTCATTTATTTAGATACTTTCAAACCAGAGATTTTGTTCGCTGTAATTTTCCTAACTTTCCGCAAAAACCACCTCGTACTCTCCTTGATGCAATTTTGTCTCTTCCTGCAGTTCGTGGATTCATTGCAATCATGGTAAAATTAATTTTGTCTTCACTATCAGCCCCTCTGGCGACTAGGAACTCATGGGAAAAGGAGCTAGGTGGTACCTTGTCAGACGAATGGTGGCAAAGTGCCCTTGACAGGGTTAACTCCACCTCTTCTTGTGCCAGTCTGACATTGATCCAGTTTAAGGTCTTACATAGGATACATTTTTCTAAAGCTAAGCTTAAAAAAATTTTCAACACATGTGACAGATGCTCTCTGTCACCAGCTAGTCATACAcatatgtttttttcttgcccGAGATTGAGCTCTTATTGGTCCTCCTTTTACAGTACTCTTTCAAAAGCTCTAAACAAGCCAGTGCTTTCGAGCCCTTTAACCTCCATCTTTGGTGTGCCTGAAGATTTCACACTCTTCACCAACAGGGAAAATAATTGTATCGCTTTTACATCTTTGGTAGCTCGTAGACGTATTTTACTTCATTGGAAGGATAAGAATCCTCCCTCCCCTAACTCTTGGCTAAAGGACTTAATGTCATTCCTATACTTAGAAAAAAATCAAGTACAGTATTAGGGGGTGCTCTGACAAATTCTATAAAACTTGGAATCCCATTCTTTCTTTGATTGATTCCTTTCCATCTCTAGATGATTAATGTTTAGGATGGTTGGTGCTAATTAAGATATTGGTGTGTACCCTGTCGGAGTTCTGTAAGAAGCCAGTGTGTCTATGATTCAATGTAGTGGTGGTCATTGTGTATTTGTGCTGTTTGTACTCCTCTGGATGTtcccttttattattattattattattattattatttttatttttatttttcctttgggGTGGGGATAGAGTTGTGTTTGCTTATTAGCATTATTACCCATTGTTATGTGACTAAGTCAAGTAAATGTGACTCTACGTTGGGGGAGTTCTAAAAGGGGAAAAATAGGTGAAATGTATCTTTTCAGATTGATCTTGGATTGTATATTGACAACCTAATAAagatatatatgtaaaaaaaaaaagaattggtattctgtcgtgttttatttggcagctcgttcatgctcgaactattttcttagccaacttacagccgtggataaacttccgctcagcagttgaatctgacttgctatactccacaccacttgatggcgcCATTGATGGCGATTGTTCATTGTCCTTTGGCACGTAATCGGCACGTAATCGGCACGTAATCGGCACGTaatcggagtaatatcaacaaacatccagtcttcaatagaactcaatgggatttacaaaatgtcaaataaaacacgacagaagcaacttttcgcaacgaaatttgatatggattaccagtgcacaccagtaaccactccggtgagttgatgattttgaaaacggacgtttatggtgcttttacggacctttttggacatgcacatgacttgccatactgaagcaggttgagatgaatcaaaattaggcaaataccggagacagcagtaaacatcaaaaaagcggtgaggggggttctaaaacattgcagacgactcagaaaagaggcttaatgttgaaaataccgcagttatcctttaagacaatcattgtaaatattttttaaaaatgttgagctacttgactaatttgaatttcccccattgggagatgaataaagtatttttctattctattctattctatatttcTTACTTTTAGCATATTACTTAAACCTATATTTTTGCTCATTTATACTTTTATGTGACCAGGTAAACTTTTTATATTCTAACAAATTATTTCACATATTTATGTGTTATTTGCCTATATCTCCAATTTAATTTGAACCTAAACCCTGATATGCATGATCGTTTTCAGGGTGTATTTCTTCTTTTACTATGAGCAGTGTGTCTTCAGTTAAGAGTGTAGTAATATCAGTTTGACCGCTAGGCGGCAGTAGTTGCGGTAACTTGAACGTATACTGCCAACATTAACGATCATTAAATCGCTCGTTTTATGCAAGCAACcgttttttaatcaaatattttttcaaattaaacGCATATAAAATGCTCAATTTTCAATCGAAGTTACAAAAACATTAAGAGATTATTCAGAGAAAAGCTTAGTCATAACTTAACAGTGATTAGTTTGAGAACTATGCGTATGTTTGGGGTGTGCGTTTGGTATTTTCTGAGGCGCTTTGAAAGTCTCACCAGGAAGACCCCATTGTATCGGTTGACTTGTCGGAGTCTGCAGTGTTGTTGCTGTGGTTTTGTTGGTTGGATCTGTCATCTTTGCTAGCTACCGCATTAGCCGCTGTTCTGTTTTTGTCATGTCACCAGCAACCCGCCCCCTTAAAAAATAGGTCTGTTCACGATTTCATTTCTTCACGCATCCACCTTTTGGGAGGGTCAGAGGGTTGAAATCTGGGCAGAGAGCAGAAGAGTGAGATGAAATGACAACGTCAACATTACAGGTAAGCTACTGCTAGCTAGCTGGTTTAGCACTAGCATCGGCATTTGCTCTTTCATTAGCGTGTGTTCGGTCATAGATCTAACCTTTGGTTGTTCTAAACTGAATTAACCCAGGGCGTTTGTATAACATACCGCTATGCTAGGGACCTTTAAAGTCCATGAAGACTCATTTTACCGCTTCAGTGTAAATTGACTAATTTTCGAAGCTGTGCCTCATTCTGAACCAAAACAAAGCTGGCAACACCAAAAACAAGTCTCCTAAAACTATGAATTTAAGTTGTATTTACACTGCATACACATTTATTTCAGTGACAGTTTCTAATACAGATATTAGACAGGGTTGATGATTCCTGTAATTAGCTCAAACGAGTATATACCCTCTTTACAACAGGCCAACAGTGTTTCATCTTATATTTCATGCAACATATTCTAATAGGCCACAATTTCTGTAAATCTCGGAGATTGATACTATCATACCTATATACTTATCACAACACATATTAACAGTGCAATAATAAGTCGCATATTTCACTTAATTTAGTGTTACACCTGTCGGCTTTGATGACTAAAAAGACCTTTAAAGATTCTGGAAATGACTCCAGAACAAATGAAAGGTGTTTAAAACAACACAGGTAAGAAACAGCTCGTGCCCCAGGTGGATGCAGCAGGGGCTAACCAAGGCAGCTAACGGTGTTAGCATAGCTGGAAACTGGTACTGTGATCACTGCCTCCATTGGATTATTCTGAATGAGTGTTAACGCATACATCTAAACCTAGTGTACTTCTCGACTGTATAAAACGGTAATATTGATAGTAATAAGCTGCGGGTAATATGTGAATGTGTGCAACGTTAGCGAAGGATAACGGTAGCTGTCTCACCATGAGCTGGGCTGTGCCCCCTCTTCACATGTAGCGGATAACATGATCATAATAAACATAGAAAACGGAGGCTTTACAGCATGGAGCATGATATTCTGGAGACTGGCTCAAGAAAAAGCTgtttattaataataaaaagtGAAGACCCTGAATAAGTTCTGCTTTGTTTTGATAGAGGCTCTATTGTTGATATGTGCTGCTGGCTGATATGAGCATGACTAACACTGTGCCTTTCTGAGTTCAGCTAATATTTGACATTATATCTCTGCTTCTGCTGCAGAAAGCGATTGATCTTGTCACCAAAGCCACAGAGGAGGACAAGGCAAAGAATTATGAAGAGGCTCTACGCCTGTACCAGCATGCTGTGGAATATTTCCTACATGCCATCAAATGTAAGTATTACATCCTGACAGGTAAATGAACTGTGGTTGTGTCGCATCATTCACATTGCTGACTGGAATTTCATCTTGCCGCCCAGATGAGGCCCACAGCGACAAGGCAAAGGAGAGTATACGAGCGAAGTGCATGCAGTAtttggacagagcagaaaaGCTGAAGGACTACCTGAAGAATAAAGACAAACAGGGCAAAAAACCCGTCAAAGAGGCGCAGAGCAATGACAAGTAAGCTCTCCTGTTAACACAATTAAATGTTGACTCTGTCTTAACTGAAATGTATTTTCATGCTCTCTGTGGTTCTCTCTTTGCAATTAAGGAGTGACAGTGACAGCGAGGGTGAAAacccagagaagaagaaactgcAGGAGCAACTTATGGGTGAGCAGGTTTGCCATTGGTTCAGCATTTCTAACCCATAGAATTgataaaaaatattgttttcattttaaacaagCTAACACTACTTTAGTTGCCCAGGCGCAGATAATATACCACAGTGGTGTTTGGTTTATTGACTCCATACCATGATGGTGCTGCTACGGTGTGTCAGGTTTAATGTTGGACTGCATTTCTTTTGCTGTTTGAGGGCTTTAAGAACAACAGCTCTGCAGATGAATATGCCCCTTAGCCTGCTCATAATTGGTTCTTTTACAGTTCACGACTCAGCTGCTTCAGCCCTACTGCTGTGAAATCATAATTTTTTTCCAGGATCAAGCCTTCAGCTACTATGGCTACTgctgaataaaattaaaataaagggCATCTACTTGAAAAAGTAGATAGAGGCTGACAATACAGTTGCTGTTTCATCTCGCCTTCACATTAGCAACCGTCTCCGTTCTCACATGCTTGCCTGTGTAGTACGGTTGTTAAAAGAGGACTCCACAAGGGCACACACCTGATCACTCAGACCGGAAGCTGCCTCCATATTTGCAGCATGTAAACAGAAGCACTCCGATAAAAGGTAAATATGGGGTGAATAGGACTGGTTAGCAGAAAAAGCGATAGCAGCGGTATCGTAGATGGTGTGTGAGACCCCCTAACCAAGCACAGAGAAATTGATTATACAAAACATCAAATCATCAAAAGTAAGCTTTCACATCCCTCACTGGTCACCTACAAATTGCAGCTTGCGTATGCGTTTACGTTAATTTCTGAGAACACGTACAACCGATGCACCAAACGGACGCAGCTGTGATAAACATGCGTTTGTGTAGTTAGCAGCAACTGTATTTTAAGCTTAAGAAGTTACAACAGATGTAGCTGAGATCAGACAATGGAAACGTATATCAGTCAGACctcaatataaataaaaacgacCATATTTTTACTACTTAAAACGTTCAGAAAATATATAATTtcatatgtttgtgtgtttgtttaggtTATTCCAGCTAGTACCTGCAATGGCAGTCATCAAGATTTTATTTTACAGCTTAATTTGGCTTAAATAGGTTATGTTAGCATCTCAAATGTGACCCTTGCATCTCAGCATTGATAATTCTTCCATAAGACTGGTGTGATTTTGTTCATTATGATGGATTATGTAGATTTGTGAGGTGTTTTTAGTGGCCGGTCTGCAGCTGTGTCAGTCAGCTTGTGTTTTGTGGTTGTAGGTGCTATTGTTATGGAGAAACCCAATGTTAGGTGGAACGATGTTGCTGGACTGGAGGGAGCTAAGGAAGCTTTGAAAGAAGCTGTAATTCTGCCCATCAAATTCCCTCACCTCTTTACAGGTACTGCGGGATCTTCCTGCTCTATTtctgtttacacacacacacacaaatgtgtttattttgcaCCTTCTCTACAAGTCCAGTGAAGTTTAAAGTGCTCAGAAACACATCAAAGGATAAACATGGATTGGAAAACTAAATCACACTTTGAGTAACTTGCTGGCAGCTTTCCCTTCTTTGGTATGACTCACTTCAGCGTCTGTTTGTTCTCAGGCAAGCGGACTCCTTGGAGAGGTATCTTGCTGTTTGGTCCTCCAGGGACAGGAAAGTCATACTTGGCCAAGGCTGTGGCCACTGAGGCCAACAATTCCAccttcttctctgtttcctcctcAGATCTCATGTCCAAGTGGCTGGGAGAGAGTGAGAAGTATGTTTGTGCCTCAGGGTGTTAGGAATACAGTGTGTTGTGATACATAAATGAGTTTAAACACGTTTTCTTACTCGTTTGACACCATCAGCTTAAGCAGAGTAGAAGCCTAACACTACTGTGTAATGTCTTCATTTTAAAAATTATGTAATCTGTTGGTCTCTGTCCTGTCTTCTCCCTCTCTGCTTGTCTCTTTCAGGCTGGTGAAAAACCTGTTTGACCTGGCTCGCCAGCACAAGCCCTCGATCATCTTCATCGACGAGGTGGACTCGCTCTGCGGCTCCAGGAACGAGAACGAGAGCGAGGCTGCCCGCCGCATCAAGACAGAGTTTCTGGTCCAGATGCAGGGTGAGTTAAACAAGGGCAAAGAGCCGTCTGCTGTTTATAAGAATGTATTAGATAACATTAACTAGATATACTGCTGAAATCTACATAACATTTCTTTACTTTGcagaaaaatgtcttttatttgacACTCAGTTTTTTCACCCTTATGTGACAGTGTGCcgagaatagaaaaaaatactgtTCCAAGGGTTCTTTGTTTGATTTAGATATAAAATGTTGCAAAGCAAAGGGTTTTGAGCAGATATTGCCCGCATGATAACTTGTTAACAGAAGCTCTctggtttttttattttttttgcaggtgTGGGTAACAACAATGATGGTATTTTGGTGCTTGGAGCCACAAACATCCCCTGGGTTCTTGATGCCGCCATCCGCAGAAGGTCAGAGTACCTCACAGTTAAAGGATCGTCAGTCCTCTGCTGAGTTTGTCTTCTTTTTATTGGGTTATTTGTGTAGCAGCTGGAGTGTGATGTTTTCACACTCAAACTGTTaaagtttaattttttatttaagcgGGACAATTCACAGAACATATATTGTACCAGATGTAGCCGAAAAGTTAATTTTCATTCGTTGTCCTGTGCAGAGCAAAGTGCACAGGTGGCAAAAGCCtagaaatgaacaaaaaacaaacaaaaaaaaagataggcGATAAGTTCTAAAACAGATCAGCAAAACACCGGCCTCAAACTCtaacaacataaaaacaacaatattgATATCCAGCTTAATAATAGATAATCTAAAGTTTGGGACCGGAGGACTTGGACTTCATCagctttttctgtttcacaTCCAATCTGCTTCCAAagtgtccaaatgtttcagatttCTAGATGAAACTCAGTCTCCTCCAGAAGAAGCTCTCATTAGCCTCGAGCCGGTATTGCATATCATCACAAACTCTTGTTTGGCTCAATCAACTTATGTCTATCAGTTAGTCTGGGCTTAAACTTAAGATCCACCATAAAGTTTATATTATGGTCCGACCGTCAGATTCTGGTCTGATTTGTTTGCGACCTGAAAGCAAATAAACCAACCACACGCACATTATGAAGCAGTTTTGGCCTGAATTTAAAAGCTAAACCACTTGAAAGTCAACCCTCTGTTCCTGTATTACCATAGTAACGCGTACATGTGACCATGTGAATGTTTACCCTATGAGGTCTGTTAATCAGTCAGTTGTAagacaaatatttattttcttgccACTTCACCGATTTGTTGCTACTCATAACTCCTTCTAATAATTCCTGCAATCGGGTCTTTGTGATGCAGGAGAACATCAGTGTGTTTACTTGTGTGTTTCTACTCAGTTTTACACTGACTTGATTTGTTTGTAAGAAGTAAGAGCCAATATGGAGCATATCATAAAGAGACCATGTCCTCTTTTTATTTCAGGCCTCATCAAATGAACCAAAGTAGACGTATAACGCTGTTAAGCCCCATCGTTACTGGCTGAACAttgctgcaggagctgcagatTAAATATTTCCCAAGGTTTCTGTGCAATTTCAGCTGGCCTTGCATATACAAGGACACCAAAACAGAAACCCTTCAGAATCAATTACCCAGTTGTAGTTTGGTTATTCTGTGAAGTAATTACAAGCAATAGCTGCTAATAGATCACTCAGCTCACTTTAATGGCACATAGCTGATAAAATACAGAGAATCGcttaaaaaacaattttaataaagacagataatatgAGGAGTTGTCAGTTCTTAAAACATCAGAGGTAATTATAGCTTCGGTTATCAGTGTAAAAATCCCAGTGTTCCTGTCATGGGTAAGTCGAGTAAGATGgatcatattttttttcatcataatTCAATCTGATTTATTTTAAGTAGACAATTTATCTGCTGTATATAGTTATCAGCAGCTGCTAAACCTTCAGGTGAATTGTAATTCTCTCATGTTTCGCTGAAGCCTGTTAACTGAGTAGACACCTGTGAGGGTTTAATTTCCCGTTTAAGTCTTTAATGTGTCAGAAACCTGCAGACTTGCTGTTTATACCGTGTTGAGCAGCAGCTCAGTTAAACCGAGCTTTGTCGTTTTGTCTCGTCAGGTTTGAGAAGCGGATCTACATCCCTCTGCCCGAGGAGCCGGCTCGGGCTCAGATGTTTCGACTTCATCTGGGCAACACGCCGCACAGTCTGAACGAGGTCGACCTTCGGGAGCTTGCACACAAAACGGACGGCTACTCCGGCGCCGACATCAGCATCATCGTCCGGGACGCTCTCATGCAGCCGGTTAGGAAGGTTCAGTCTGCCACTCACTTCAAAAAGGTGAGAGGGGTAAAAATGTTGCTTCTTCAAAGGCTCAGACGCACCACAGCACAGATGTGAACAGATACAGTGGCTCGTAAAATCATTCAAAATAATCTTTCAAATTTTTTGCCTGTAATTGAAttggatttttttaatgtaatggacaAAATTGTCCCCTAAATAAGATCTGCTGCTACAAATTACCTTCAGAAGACTCATAATTAGTTAAATAAGATCTACCAGTGTGTCACATGATCTGAGTATATACACACCTGTTCTGAAAGGTCCCAGGAACACCCACTAATCAGAGGCAAGCGACACCATGAGGACCAAGGAGCTCTCAAAACAGGTCAAAGTTGTGAAggttaaggcctcggtatgctatcagccaatccgactccgtggtcacgcagaggctgttaatcctttcgaagttctccatcGGGATGTGGGAAACGCAAgacaattcacctcccgatcagtaggcgtcgctacgctagacgacctaATCTTGCGACATCTatggtgaaagtcgttgattgattgtttaccttccggcacCGTTTCACTCCTCACAGGATAGATGGCGaacgagagagaaagactgttgttggtgctggagcttgt
This genomic interval from Odontesthes bonariensis isolate fOdoBon6 chromosome 7, fOdoBon6.hap1, whole genome shotgun sequence contains the following:
- the vps4a gene encoding vacuolar protein sorting-associated protein 4A, whose amino-acid sequence is MTTSTLQKAIDLVTKATEEDKAKNYEEALRLYQHAVEYFLHAIKYEAHSDKAKESIRAKCMQYLDRAEKLKDYLKNKDKQGKKPVKEAQSNDKSDSDSEGENPEKKKLQEQLMGAIVMEKPNVRWNDVAGLEGAKEALKEAVILPIKFPHLFTGKRTPWRGILLFGPPGTGKSYLAKAVATEANNSTFFSVSSSDLMSKWLGESEKLVKNLFDLARQHKPSIIFIDEVDSLCGSRNENESEAARRIKTEFLVQMQGVGNNNDGILVLGATNIPWVLDAAIRRRFEKRIYIPLPEEPARAQMFRLHLGNTPHSLNEVDLRELAHKTDGYSGADISIIVRDALMQPVRKVQSATHFKKVCGPSRSNNQLMVDDLLTPCSPGDPAAIEMTWMDVPSDKLLEPIVCMSDMLRSLSTTRPTVNTEDLFKVKKFTDDFGMEG